A window of Christiangramia forsetii KT0803 contains these coding sequences:
- the mnhG gene encoding monovalent cation/H(+) antiporter subunit G gives MIDIIIGTIATFGALFVLLAAIGIVRMPDTYLRISVTTKAATLGVGLVLLSTTVYFSNADVTSQAFVIILFLFLTAPVSAHLIGRASYFIGVKLWDKSVMDELRGKYQKNTHILKSVVDDTPEDNVDHSKMKDK, from the coding sequence ATGATAGATATAATAATAGGAACCATAGCAACATTCGGAGCCCTGTTCGTTCTTCTGGCGGCAATTGGGATCGTACGTATGCCAGATACTTATTTGAGGATTTCGGTTACCACGAAAGCAGCTACATTAGGCGTTGGACTGGTATTGTTATCTACCACTGTTTATTTTAGTAATGCAGATGTTACTTCCCAGGCATTTGTTATTATTCTATTCTTGTTTCTAACCGCCCCGGTAAGTGCGCATCTTATTGGAAGAGCATCTTATTTTATTGGGGTAAAGCTCTGGGATAAATCTGTGATGGATGAACTTAGAGGGAAATATCAAAAGAACACCCATATTCTGAAAAGTGTGGTTGATGATACTCCTGAAGACAATGTAGATCACTCAAAAATGAAAGATAAATAA
- a CDS encoding proton-conducting transporter membrane subunit has translation MNEQLILYPLFLQMAISIILMFGWARIRFQKVFSVFGSILSVGLAIWLFTYIWNNGTQTIQAGNWEAPFGITFVADMLSTTLVLLTAISGLAVSIFSAGSVLKDRLRFGYFPIFHFLLLGLNGAFLTGDIFNLYVWFEIVIISSFVLITIGGEKAQLEGAVKYFTLNILASMIFLTAIAVLYGITGSLNMADLAGQIAQVENRGLVQITGLLFLIGFGIKAGVFPLYFWLPASYHTPPFAVSAIFGGLLTKVGVYALIRVFTLIFVDDPFLHDIIMIIAILTLISGGVGALVQNNMRKVFSYLIICHIGYMIAGIGMFTEVAIAGAIFYLIHDIIVKTNLFMLSGVVYRIKGTNSMRDLGGIYAKWPKISLLLFIPLFSLVGIPPLSGFWPKINLIKAGFAGGSYITVGAIIFASFITLVIIAKLWAEVFWKDGKKLPLRSNFGYFSKMTTAKRLQFIVPVAMLSIVSLYIGFGAEHIQLLSARIADELVNNEGYIDAVLNSKN, from the coding sequence ATGAATGAACAATTAATATTATATCCTCTTTTCCTTCAGATGGCCATCAGTATCATCCTGATGTTTGGGTGGGCAAGAATTAGATTTCAGAAGGTTTTTAGTGTTTTCGGAAGTATTTTAAGTGTAGGTCTGGCTATCTGGTTATTCACTTATATTTGGAATAATGGTACTCAAACCATTCAAGCCGGAAATTGGGAAGCCCCATTTGGAATTACTTTTGTGGCCGATATGCTTTCTACAACCCTCGTGTTGTTAACGGCAATTTCAGGACTTGCAGTTTCTATATTTTCAGCGGGATCAGTACTGAAAGACCGTTTGCGATTTGGTTATTTTCCCATATTTCACTTTCTGTTACTTGGCTTAAACGGGGCGTTTTTAACGGGAGACATTTTTAACCTGTATGTATGGTTTGAAATTGTGATTATTAGCTCTTTTGTGCTCATAACCATTGGTGGTGAAAAGGCACAGTTGGAAGGAGCTGTAAAATATTTCACGCTGAATATTCTAGCTTCGATGATTTTCTTAACGGCTATCGCAGTCCTATATGGAATCACCGGAAGTTTAAATATGGCAGATCTGGCAGGTCAGATCGCACAGGTTGAGAATAGAGGGCTTGTACAAATCACAGGATTGCTCTTTCTTATAGGCTTCGGAATCAAGGCAGGTGTTTTTCCTCTCTATTTCTGGCTGCCTGCATCGTATCATACACCGCCGTTTGCAGTTTCAGCAATCTTTGGTGGTTTACTAACTAAAGTGGGAGTCTATGCATTAATTCGTGTTTTTACCCTCATTTTTGTTGATGATCCTTTTCTGCATGATATTATAATGATCATTGCTATTCTCACGCTCATAAGTGGAGGGGTAGGTGCTTTGGTTCAAAACAATATGAGAAAAGTGTTTTCATACCTTATTATCTGCCATATTGGATATATGATCGCCGGTATTGGTATGTTTACAGAAGTCGCCATAGCCGGGGCTATATTCTATTTAATACATGATATTATAGTAAAAACAAATTTGTTCATGCTAAGTGGTGTGGTCTATAGAATTAAGGGTACAAACAGCATGCGAGATCTTGGCGGAATTTACGCAAAATGGCCTAAGATCAGTTTGTTGCTATTTATCCCCTTATTCTCATTGGTGGGAATTCCACCATTATCAGGATTCTGGCCAAAGATTAATTTGATAAAGGCCGGGTTCGCAGGTGGTTCTTATATAACCGTTGGAGCCATCATTTTTGCCAGTTTTATAACACTTGTGATCATCGCTAAATTATGGGCTGAAGTATTCTGGAAAGATGGTAAAAAGCTTCCGCTAAGAAGTAATTTTGGATATTTCTCTAAAATGACTACTGCAAAAAGGCTTCAGTTTATAGTGCCTGTAGCTATGCTGAGTATTGTATCTTTGTATATTGGTTTTGGTGCGGAGCACATTCAGTTGCTATCAGCGAGAATTGCAGATGAACTTGTGAATAATGAGGGTTATATTGATGCAGTTTTAAACTCGAAGAACTAA
- a CDS encoding cation:proton antiporter, with translation MTLFEYLHFIILPVLVVSAVLILWRFIKGPSIADKIVALDLLITTGIGIIAVYSIIYNQSTLMDTALILALIAFLSTVALSYYLEKRKRK, from the coding sequence ATGACATTATTTGAATATTTACATTTTATAATTTTACCAGTGCTGGTCGTTTCCGCAGTATTAATACTTTGGAGGTTCATCAAAGGCCCGAGCATTGCCGATAAGATTGTTGCGTTAGATCTTCTCATAACTACAGGAATAGGAATTATAGCAGTTTACAGTATTATATACAATCAGTCTACTTTGATGGATACGGCTTTAATTTTGGCATTGATCGCCTTTTTGAGTACAGTGGCCCTGTCTTATTATCTTGAAAAACGAAAAAGAAAATGA
- a CDS encoding MgtC/SapB family protein — MDIIDFAIKAGIAVVAGLFIGLEREFRGKYAGLKTHALVALGACIFIMMSLQFEGAEYADMTRVLSQVIIGIGFIGAGTIMKKGNDVEGLTTAATIWCSAAVGCLSGFGYFKELLVATAIVILVNFVFSLVESKIIKKKKN; from the coding sequence ATGGATATTATAGATTTCGCAATTAAAGCCGGAATTGCCGTTGTTGCCGGGTTGTTTATTGGATTAGAACGTGAATTCCGCGGAAAATATGCAGGACTGAAAACCCATGCGCTGGTCGCTCTTGGCGCTTGTATTTTTATTATGATGTCTCTTCAATTTGAAGGTGCAGAATATGCCGATATGACCAGGGTACTTAGCCAGGTAATTATAGGTATTGGCTTTATTGGTGCCGGGACCATCATGAAAAAAGGTAATGATGTGGAAGGTTTGACCACGGCAGCTACTATCTGGTGCAGTGCGGCTGTGGGTTGTCTTTCAGGGTTTGGATATTTTAAAGAACTTTTAGTAGCCACCGCTATAGTTATACTCGTCAACTTTGTATTTAGCCTTGTAGAATCAAAGATTATTAAAAAGAAGAAAAATTGA
- a CDS encoding Na+/H+ antiporter subunit E, translating to MKNKFLSNILLTFVWVALTGDFSFENYLFGFFLNFHILWLITVGRKKSTYFLIVPKIIILLVFFLYELIKANIEVAYEVITPKLNMTPGIIMVPLDIKSDMGITMLANMISLTPGTLSLDVSNDKKVLFVHAMYVKDRDKFIKGIKDGFERRILEVLS from the coding sequence ATGAAGAATAAATTTCTGTCGAACATATTATTGACCTTTGTCTGGGTTGCCCTGACAGGAGATTTTTCATTCGAAAATTATCTGTTCGGCTTCTTTCTTAATTTTCATATTCTCTGGTTAATTACCGTAGGGCGTAAAAAAAGCACTTATTTTCTTATTGTTCCGAAAATCATTATACTGCTTGTGTTCTTTTTATATGAGCTTATTAAGGCAAATATTGAAGTAGCTTACGAGGTGATCACACCAAAACTTAATATGACCCCGGGAATTATTATGGTTCCGTTAGATATAAAATCTGATATGGGGATCACTATGCTGGCTAACATGATCTCTCTTACACCGGGAACATTGAGTCTGGATGTATCTAATGATAAAAAAGTACTTTTTGTACATGCGATGTACGTAAAAGACAGGGATAAGTTTATCAAAGGAATTAAGGATGGTTTTGAACGTAGAATATTGGAGGTATTGTCATGA
- a CDS encoding Na+/H+ antiporter subunit C, protein MEILLALMVGILYGTGIYMMLRRSMVKLIIGIILLGNGANLLIFLLGRITKGAPPIISGDAKVFAEAYADPVPQALILTAIVISFGLQSFAIVLVKRAHTVVRTDDLDEMNATDEDS, encoded by the coding sequence ATGGAGATCCTTTTAGCATTAATGGTAGGAATTTTATATGGGACGGGCATTTATATGATGCTCCGCCGTAGCATGGTGAAACTTATTATTGGAATCATCCTGCTTGGAAATGGAGCTAATCTGCTTATTTTTCTTTTAGGAAGAATCACAAAAGGAGCGCCACCAATAATTTCCGGAGACGCGAAAGTCTTTGCAGAGGCTTATGCAGATCCCGTACCACAGGCTTTGATACTTACAGCAATCGTTATAAGTTTTGGTCTTCAGTCTTTCGCCATTGTGCTCGTTAAAAGAGCGCATACCGTGGTTAGAACTGATGATCTGGATGAGATGAACGCAACCGACGAAGATTCATGA